The following proteins are encoded in a genomic region of Spirosoma sp. SC4-14:
- a CDS encoding sigma-54 dependent transcriptional regulator, which produces MNNQEIQSVKQRFGIIGNAPALNYAINVAMQVASTDLTVLITGESGSGKESFSKIIHSLSARKHGQFIAINCGAIPEGTIDSELFGHEKGSFTGAVDSRKGYFETTNGGTIFLDEIGEMPLGTQARLLRVLENGEFIRVGSSKTQKTDVRVVAATNVNLMDAVEKGKFREDLYYRLNTVPIYVPPLRERGTDIELLFRKFTTDFAERYRIKPLQLTESAKQVLMSYPFPGNIRQLKNIAEQVSILESEQNKPIDAETLAKYLPQQQTSNRTLALFPQSQGNGNTESFSERELLYKVLFDMRRDVNDLKKLVRDVLGSEQDGHQILNNHKDLFDSIQPDGDYHPQNDTSITRFLPAGNTTARNEVPRTSVPPPSESYGSHPPVQLFDDVDRDINDVQVEDVTHETEEDDSLSLERQEKEMILKALRRNNNKRKYAAQALGISERTLYRKIKQYEIDEE; this is translated from the coding sequence ATGAATAATCAAGAAATTCAGAGCGTTAAACAACGCTTCGGTATAATTGGTAACGCTCCTGCGCTCAACTACGCCATCAATGTAGCGATGCAGGTAGCATCTACCGATCTGACCGTATTAATTACGGGCGAAAGTGGTAGTGGTAAGGAATCATTCTCCAAAATCATCCATAGCCTGAGTGCCCGCAAACACGGCCAGTTCATTGCGATCAACTGCGGAGCTATTCCCGAAGGAACGATTGATTCGGAATTATTTGGCCACGAAAAGGGCTCCTTTACGGGTGCTGTCGATTCGCGAAAAGGCTATTTCGAAACAACCAACGGAGGAACTATTTTTCTGGACGAGATTGGCGAAATGCCACTGGGAACTCAGGCCCGATTGCTTCGGGTACTGGAAAACGGTGAGTTTATTCGGGTAGGTTCGTCGAAAACCCAGAAAACCGATGTCCGCGTTGTAGCCGCCACCAACGTCAATCTAATGGATGCCGTTGAAAAAGGTAAATTCCGCGAAGACTTATATTATCGCCTGAATACTGTACCTATCTACGTACCGCCCCTACGGGAACGTGGCACCGACATTGAACTCCTGTTTCGGAAGTTTACGACCGACTTTGCCGAACGTTATCGAATCAAACCGCTCCAACTTACCGAAAGTGCCAAACAGGTATTGATGAGCTACCCATTTCCGGGAAACATTCGGCAGTTGAAAAATATAGCAGAACAGGTATCGATTCTGGAGTCGGAGCAAAACAAACCAATTGACGCCGAAACACTGGCCAAATACCTGCCTCAGCAACAGACCAGCAACCGAACGCTGGCGTTATTTCCGCAAAGTCAGGGCAATGGCAATACCGAAAGCTTTTCGGAACGGGAACTGCTCTACAAGGTACTTTTCGATATGCGTCGTGATGTAAACGACCTCAAAAAGCTCGTTCGCGATGTGCTTGGTAGTGAACAGGATGGCCATCAGATTCTCAATAATCATAAAGACTTATTCGACTCCATTCAGCCTGATGGCGACTATCATCCGCAAAATGACACAAGCATAACCCGTTTTTTGCCCGCCGGTAACACTACAGCTCGAAACGAAGTCCCCCGCACTTCCGTACCACCACCTTCAGAAAGCTACGGAAGCCATCCCCCTGTTCAGCTATTCGACGATGTTGATCGGGATATTAACGACGTTCAGGTTGAAGATGTAACGCACGAAACCGAAGAAGATGATTCGCTGTCGCTGGAACGCCAGGAGAAAGAAATGATCCTGAAAGCGCTTCGCCGAAACAACAACAAACGCAAATATGCAGCCCAGGCGCTGGGCATCTCCGAGCGAACCTTATACCGGAAAATCAAGCAGTATGAAATTGACGAAGAATAG
- the miaB gene encoding tRNA (N6-isopentenyl adenosine(37)-C2)-methylthiotransferase MiaB encodes MTLIPELTILQPADKEAIDLPRTSEEELAVGKKRLYIESYGCQMNFADSEIVAAVMRNAGFATTSSPEDADLIFLNTCAIRENAEQKVRHRLKHLTGLKRQKPELLVGMLGCMAERLKTKLLEEEKVVDIVAGPDAYRDIPKLVEEAESGQKAVNVFLSREETYADISPIRLNSNGVTAFVSIMRGCDNMCSFCVVPFTRGRERSRDPQSIVREAQDLFDQGYREVTLLGQNVDSYKYSPPTPEGGVPDTPAAPPLGDGGLSFAGLLEMVARIHPDLRVRFSTSHPKDITDEVLHTMAKYENICNYIHLPAQSGNSRVLKLMNRTYDREWYIGKIDRIREILGEDCGISTDMISGFCTETEDEHQESLSLMDYVHYDYAYMFAYSERPGTLAAKKYVDDIPEDVKKRRLNEIIAKQLTHSAERNQRHIGQIQRVLIEGPSKRSEDFLCGRNDQNKMVVFPKGALQKGQYVNVLVTECTSATLIGEVV; translated from the coding sequence ATGACGCTCATTCCCGAATTAACTATATTACAGCCAGCCGATAAGGAAGCAATTGACCTGCCGCGCACATCTGAAGAAGAGCTGGCTGTAGGCAAAAAACGCCTGTATATTGAAAGCTACGGCTGTCAGATGAATTTTGCCGATAGCGAAATTGTTGCGGCTGTCATGCGCAACGCGGGCTTTGCCACTACCTCGTCGCCCGAAGACGCAGACCTGATTTTTCTGAATACCTGCGCCATCCGGGAAAATGCGGAGCAAAAAGTTCGGCACCGGCTAAAGCACCTCACCGGCCTCAAACGCCAGAAACCCGAACTACTGGTCGGTATGCTGGGCTGCATGGCCGAACGGCTCAAGACCAAGCTTCTGGAAGAAGAAAAAGTTGTTGATATTGTAGCCGGCCCAGATGCCTATCGCGATATTCCGAAACTAGTCGAAGAAGCCGAATCAGGCCAGAAAGCGGTTAACGTATTCCTCTCGCGCGAAGAAACCTACGCCGATATTTCGCCCATCCGTCTAAACTCAAACGGCGTAACAGCGTTTGTATCGATTATGCGGGGCTGCGACAATATGTGCAGTTTTTGTGTAGTTCCATTTACACGTGGTCGCGAGCGCAGTCGCGATCCACAGAGCATTGTCCGCGAAGCGCAGGATCTTTTCGACCAGGGCTATCGTGAGGTAACGCTGCTTGGCCAGAATGTGGATAGTTATAAATACAGCCCCCCAACCCCCGAAGGGGGAGTTCCAGATACCCCTGCCGCGCCCCCTTTGGGGGATGGGGGGCTTTCTTTTGCTGGGCTTCTCGAAATGGTTGCCCGCATCCATCCCGATCTGCGGGTACGCTTCTCAACGTCTCATCCAAAAGACATAACCGACGAAGTGCTACATACGATGGCGAAGTATGAAAACATCTGCAATTACATTCATCTGCCTGCTCAAAGTGGCAATAGCCGGGTGCTTAAGCTGATGAACCGTACTTATGATCGGGAGTGGTACATCGGCAAAATTGATCGAATCCGCGAGATTCTGGGTGAAGATTGTGGTATTTCGACCGATATGATTTCGGGATTCTGTACAGAAACCGAAGATGAACATCAGGAGTCGTTGTCGTTGATGGATTATGTTCATTACGACTACGCCTATATGTTTGCCTACTCGGAGCGCCCCGGCACACTGGCCGCAAAGAAATACGTCGATGACATCCCCGAAGACGTAAAAAAACGTCGACTAAACGAGATCATTGCCAAACAACTTACGCACTCGGCAGAACGAAATCAACGGCATATTGGTCAGATACAGCGTGTGCTGATCGAAGGGCCATCAAAACGTTCCGAGGATTTCCTCTGTGGGCGAAACGACCAGAATAAGATGGTTGTTTTTCCGAAAGGAGCCCTTCAAAAAGGCCAGTATGTGAACGTGCTGGTTACCGAGTGTACCTCAGCAACACTAATCGGGGAAGTGGTTTAG
- a CDS encoding queuosine precursor transporter, producing the protein MPSYSFTNKRTNLYIFLSAVFLTNALVAEIIGVKIFSVETLLGTKPAQIHLFGDFILDFNLTAGAVIWPFVFITSDIINEYFGKAGVRRISFLTAGFVGYSFLIIYAVTSLPPAQFWLEVNATDSAGNPININNAFQLIFRQGLGIIIGSLTAFLIGQILDVYVFHSLRKITGSRKIWLRATGSTLVSQLVDSFVVLGIAFYIFGNWSLTQVFAVGIINYIYKATSAVVLTPLLYAAHFVIDRYLGKEHAEELANESAMTSFM; encoded by the coding sequence ATGCCTTCCTATTCGTTTACGAACAAACGCACTAATCTCTACATTTTCTTAAGTGCAGTTTTCCTGACCAATGCGCTGGTTGCCGAAATTATTGGTGTCAAAATCTTTTCTGTAGAAACCCTGCTCGGTACTAAACCCGCCCAGATTCATCTCTTTGGTGATTTTATCCTCGATTTCAATCTGACAGCCGGTGCCGTTATCTGGCCGTTTGTGTTTATCACCTCCGACATTATCAATGAATATTTTGGCAAAGCGGGCGTTCGTCGTATTTCATTTCTGACAGCCGGATTTGTGGGCTACAGCTTTCTGATCATTTATGCCGTTACGAGCCTGCCTCCAGCCCAATTCTGGCTTGAAGTAAACGCAACTGATTCGGCCGGTAATCCGATCAATATTAACAACGCTTTTCAACTGATTTTCCGGCAAGGGCTCGGCATTATTATTGGGTCGTTAACGGCATTCCTGATTGGACAAATTCTGGATGTGTATGTATTTCACTCGCTCCGAAAAATAACGGGTAGCCGCAAAATATGGCTTAGGGCCACAGGGTCGACGCTCGTATCACAGTTGGTCGACTCGTTTGTGGTATTGGGCATTGCCTTCTATATCTTCGGCAACTGGTCGCTAACGCAGGTGTTCGCCGTTGGCATTATCAATTACATCTATAAAGCGACTTCGGCTGTTGTACTGACTCCGTTATTATACGCTGCCCATTTTGTCATCGACCGCTATCTCGGGAAGGAACATGCCGAAGAACTAGCCAACGAATCGGCCATGACTTCGTTTATGTAG
- a CDS encoding outer membrane protein assembly factor, translating into MGREWRRKHIRHYSFLLIHCSFLFCLSGCLSTKQLRNNSYLLTAQTVRGNHAIEKEQLESLIPQKPNRRILGLPITPPLWFYLFGLRHYDRDAILRQLQAKTNEFEQQSQQLANQPQELKKLNRRFSKQAKRLRQKAEEGNWWMRNLGEPPSYFNERDAQTNAEKMQKYLADKGFFHGKATYSLDTLRRRQIRVNYQITENAGFYLRNITYEIADSRVDSIVRKSLNQSLLKSGDRFDLENISGEKVRIESLLRDNGYYTFSRQYIPVTDVDTTRRGNDRLPTADTLHRHMDVYLQVLNPPGQPAHPIYRIGDVEVRVSPDEHQPAIATTQLDTVKRNGITYLLGGRTISTRLLDSKIRLRPGELYSQTNYRETQRSLFLLNQFKFVNLNFIDTTNRRLRTLITATPLDKYEATAESGATVLYQGQSYPGGFGNLTFRVRNLFGGLETFETSLRYGIEFQTGFATEKNPTNKAYKAQELGVSASFIFPQILFPGRLRFKFTPYNPRTQVSLGFSNTIRPDYRRSTLRATTAYNWQVSPTKQFSFYIADINLINAGSGTNSDISQQFSDTLRSLIAKGSTIYLGFRQSFASGISFAYTYNTNTAGQNRRANFLRTVVESGGTTLNFFPASQLRRFFNTTDTSGLQYYKYIRFNIDYRHYIPLRAHTTLAFRVNTGLVYGYGSNRTAPYEKLFFVGGSNSIRAWLPRRLGPGSEWPQTSASNSNEPAMNSSGQFLYTFEKPGDMIIEGSAELRGRLFHLLADINGALFIDAGNVWTIRDNPNRNGENFSLDTFIPQIAVGTGVGIRFDFSFFIIRLDGGIKVWDPARKYFDEFQGKLIDDRFILPKFSFSKLSSGPNPLIINFGIGYPF; encoded by the coding sequence ATGGGTAGAGAGTGGCGCAGGAAGCACATTCGTCATTATTCATTCCTTCTTATTCATTGTTCCTTTCTATTTTGTCTGTCGGGTTGTCTAAGTACGAAGCAACTCCGTAACAACAGCTACCTGCTAACCGCCCAAACGGTTCGTGGTAATCATGCCATTGAGAAAGAACAGCTCGAAAGCCTGATTCCGCAGAAACCCAATCGTCGGATTCTTGGCCTTCCCATTACCCCTCCGCTCTGGTTCTACCTATTTGGGCTCCGGCACTATGACCGTGATGCTATTTTGCGCCAGTTGCAGGCCAAAACTAATGAATTCGAACAGCAAAGCCAGCAACTGGCCAATCAACCCCAGGAGCTGAAAAAACTAAACCGGCGGTTTAGCAAGCAGGCCAAACGGCTCCGCCAAAAAGCAGAAGAAGGCAACTGGTGGATGCGCAACCTGGGCGAACCTCCTTCCTACTTCAACGAACGCGATGCCCAGACCAACGCCGAAAAAATGCAGAAGTATCTGGCCGACAAAGGTTTTTTCCATGGAAAAGCAACGTATTCGCTCGATACACTCCGCCGACGACAAATCCGGGTTAACTATCAGATTACCGAAAATGCCGGATTTTACTTACGAAACATCACCTACGAAATAGCCGATTCCCGCGTTGATTCGATTGTCAGAAAATCACTCAACCAGTCGCTACTCAAATCTGGCGATCGCTTCGACCTGGAAAATATTTCGGGCGAAAAAGTTCGTATTGAATCGCTACTGCGCGACAATGGCTATTACACATTTTCGCGCCAATATATACCCGTTACGGATGTTGATACGACCCGCCGGGGAAACGATCGCCTGCCTACGGCCGACACACTACACCGTCATATGGACGTTTATCTGCAGGTCCTGAATCCACCGGGCCAACCGGCGCACCCAATTTACCGCATCGGTGATGTGGAGGTTCGCGTTAGTCCCGATGAACATCAACCGGCAATTGCCACGACTCAGCTAGATACGGTTAAGCGCAACGGTATTACTTATCTGTTAGGTGGCCGCACCATTTCGACCCGATTGCTCGATAGCAAAATACGCCTTCGTCCTGGTGAGTTATATAGCCAGACCAATTATCGGGAAACACAGCGGTCGTTATTTCTGCTTAATCAGTTCAAATTTGTGAATTTGAATTTTATCGACACAACCAATCGCCGACTGCGAACGCTAATTACAGCCACTCCGCTGGATAAGTACGAGGCAACGGCCGAAAGCGGGGCAACGGTTCTTTACCAGGGTCAAAGTTATCCGGGCGGATTTGGCAACCTGACCTTTCGGGTACGCAATCTGTTTGGCGGCCTGGAAACCTTCGAAACCAGCCTTCGTTATGGGATCGAGTTTCAGACAGGTTTTGCCACAGAAAAGAACCCGACCAACAAGGCCTATAAAGCCCAGGAGTTGGGAGTAAGTGCTTCATTCATATTTCCCCAAATCCTGTTTCCAGGTCGTTTGCGGTTTAAATTCACACCCTATAATCCCCGAACGCAGGTCAGTTTAGGGTTCTCCAATACAATCCGTCCAGATTATCGACGCTCTACGCTTCGGGCTACTACCGCCTACAACTGGCAGGTTTCGCCAACCAAACAATTTAGTTTCTACATTGCTGATATTAACCTTATCAATGCCGGTAGCGGCACCAACTCCGACATTAGTCAACAGTTTAGTGACACGCTTCGCTCTCTGATTGCCAAGGGTAGTACCATCTATCTGGGTTTTCGTCAGTCATTTGCTTCCGGAATCAGTTTCGCTTACACCTATAACACTAATACAGCAGGCCAAAATCGACGAGCCAACTTTCTGCGGACCGTGGTTGAATCGGGCGGAACTACACTCAATTTCTTTCCTGCCAGTCAGCTACGCCGTTTTTTCAATACCACCGACACATCGGGTTTGCAGTATTATAAATACATCCGGTTTAATATCGACTATCGTCACTATATTCCGTTACGGGCACACACTACACTCGCGTTTCGGGTCAATACAGGGTTAGTATACGGCTACGGTTCAAACCGGACAGCCCCGTATGAAAAACTGTTTTTTGTGGGCGGCAGCAATAGCATTCGGGCATGGCTTCCACGTCGACTTGGCCCCGGTTCAGAATGGCCTCAAACATCGGCCAGCAATTCGAACGAGCCCGCAATGAACTCCTCGGGGCAGTTTTTATACACATTCGAAAAGCCGGGCGATATGATTATCGAAGGCTCTGCCGAACTGCGTGGGCGGCTTTTTCACTTACTGGCCGATATTAACGGGGCTTTGTTTATTGATGCCGGAAACGTCTGGACGATCCGTGATAATCCGAACCGCAATGGCGAAAATTTCAGTCTCGACACGTTTATACCACAAATTGCGGTTGGGACCGGTGTAGGAATTCGATTCGACTTCTCTTTTTTCATTATTCGCCTGGATGGTGGCATAAAAGTATGGGATCCGGCCCGGAAGTATTTCGATGAATTTCAGGGTAAATTGATCGATGACCGATTCATATTGCCCAAGTTTTCGTTCAGCAAGCTTTCCAGTGGTCCGAATCCGCTGATTATCAATTTTGGTATAGGATACCCCTTCTAG
- a CDS encoding sigma-70 family RNA polymerase sigma factor yields the protein MKSYRTDEQTHQNVSTDTFDLLYKQYVKKVFQKCLSMTKDSDTAQDYTQEIFLKAFTKLNSFQSRSTFSTWLFSITHNYCLDQLRINSRYVLEDLSDDLVSQLKETEYQQSADYKLQQLENLLAQLSAEEVMLLRLKHEQNMSVKELSKHYQLTESAVKMRLKRSRDKLIAIYTAQQTAS from the coding sequence ATGAAATCTTATCGTACTGATGAACAAACTCATCAGAATGTATCCACCGACACGTTTGATCTACTTTATAAGCAGTATGTAAAAAAAGTATTTCAGAAGTGCCTTTCGATGACAAAAGATTCTGATACTGCCCAGGATTACACGCAGGAAATCTTTTTAAAAGCTTTCACAAAACTGAATAGTTTTCAAAGTCGTTCTACCTTTTCGACCTGGCTGTTTTCGATTACACACAACTACTGCCTCGATCAATTACGGATAAACAGCCGCTATGTACTGGAGGATTTATCAGATGATCTGGTTTCTCAACTGAAAGAAACCGAATACCAGCAGTCTGCCGACTACAAATTACAACAACTTGAAAACCTACTGGCGCAGCTATCAGCCGAAGAAGTAATGCTTCTCCGGCTGAAGCACGAACAAAATATGTCAGTTAAAGAACTCAGTAAACATTATCAGCTTACCGAAAGCGCCGTCAAGATGCGGTTAAAACGAAGCCGGGATAAGCTGATAGCCATTTATACGGCCCAACAAACAGCGTCTTAG
- the rbfA gene encoding 30S ribosome-binding factor RbfA has protein sequence MESKRQQKVARQLQKDLSEIFQRDVPHLFNGAFITVTNVRISPDLSVARVYLSFLAAKNKEMLLETIQEKGKVIRQHLGDRVRHQLRIVPELSFFLDDTAEYADKMDKLFAGLDIPPAPEEDEDE, from the coding sequence ATGGAATCAAAACGACAACAGAAAGTAGCCCGGCAGTTGCAGAAAGATTTAAGTGAAATTTTTCAGCGCGATGTGCCGCATTTGTTCAATGGAGCCTTTATCACGGTAACCAACGTGCGCATTTCGCCCGATTTGAGTGTAGCGAGGGTCTATCTTAGTTTTCTGGCTGCCAAAAACAAAGAAATGCTTCTGGAAACTATTCAGGAGAAAGGAAAAGTGATTCGTCAGCACCTTGGCGATCGGGTTCGGCATCAATTACGAATTGTTCCAGAGTTAAGCTTTTTTCTGGACGATACGGCCGAATATGCCGACAAAATGGATAAACTATTCGCTGGCCTCGACATCCCACCCGCCCCTGAGGAGGATGAGGACGAATAA
- a CDS encoding ABC transporter permease: MNLPSWIARRYFFSRKKRSFISWLSILSMLGVGIGTMALVVVLSVFNGMDELNRQIFKTFEADMTVSPKQGKRFVASPELLNRLRNVPGVSLLTSVAQDNALARYANAQTVVRLKGVDENYLQRKQLDSSLLEGKLRLSDRGINYAIVADGVRNDLSISPVDILTPLEILYPQSDKSFNVLNPNAFNEEALTVSGVFFIESKYDNFVLAPLSVARSLFGYQPNEVSALEIQLQPGTDEATAKEALQDVVGDKLLVQSRDDLNVDLYRTIRIEKLLVAITLSFIILVASINIFFTLSMLVIEKKEDIRILYALGATTTLVRRIFLTEGAIIALTGAITGLVLGVVICLAQERYGFIGMGTVSSIIDAYPVRLDTSDIVMTGLLVVLVTFLTSWFPAQRAAEVR; this comes from the coding sequence ATGAATCTCCCCTCCTGGATTGCCCGGCGCTATTTTTTCTCTCGCAAGAAGCGTAGTTTTATTAGTTGGTTGTCGATTCTGTCGATGCTGGGTGTTGGCATTGGCACAATGGCTTTGGTGGTTGTTCTGTCGGTTTTCAATGGTATGGATGAGCTCAACCGGCAAATTTTCAAGACGTTTGAGGCCGATATGACGGTGTCGCCCAAACAGGGAAAACGGTTTGTTGCTTCGCCTGAGTTGTTAAATCGTTTACGCAACGTGCCGGGGGTCAGTCTTCTAACGTCGGTAGCTCAGGATAATGCGCTGGCCCGTTACGCAAATGCGCAAACGGTTGTTCGTTTAAAAGGTGTCGATGAAAACTATCTCCAGCGAAAACAACTTGATTCGTCCTTGCTGGAAGGAAAGCTACGTCTTAGCGATCGGGGTATTAATTATGCGATTGTGGCCGATGGCGTTCGAAATGACCTTAGTATTTCGCCCGTCGATATTCTGACCCCGCTCGAAATACTCTACCCTCAGAGCGATAAATCGTTTAATGTGCTGAACCCGAATGCCTTTAACGAAGAAGCACTCACGGTTTCGGGGGTGTTTTTTATTGAATCGAAGTACGACAATTTTGTGCTGGCGCCATTGTCCGTTGCCCGATCATTGTTTGGCTATCAACCCAACGAAGTCAGTGCTCTCGAAATTCAACTTCAACCCGGCACTGACGAAGCCACTGCTAAAGAGGCCTTGCAGGATGTTGTTGGCGACAAATTACTCGTACAAAGCCGCGACGATCTGAATGTGGATCTGTATCGTACTATTCGTATCGAAAAACTGCTGGTCGCCATTACGTTGTCGTTCATTATTCTGGTGGCATCGATCAATATATTCTTTACACTATCGATGCTGGTGATCGAGAAAAAAGAAGACATCCGAATTTTATATGCCTTGGGGGCCACAACAACACTGGTGCGCCGGATATTTCTGACTGAAGGAGCAATTATTGCCCTGACTGGTGCCATTACGGGCCTGGTACTGGGAGTGGTTATTTGTCTGGCTCAGGAACGCTATGGGTTCATTGGAATGGGAACCGTTAGCTCCATTATAGATGCTTATCCGGTTCGGCTCGATACCAGCGATATTGTGATGACGGGTTTGCTGGTTGTGCTGGTAACGTTCCTGACCTCGTGGTTCCCCGCCCAGCGAGCGGCAGAGGTGAGGTGA
- a CDS encoding RNA methyltransferase encodes MLSKNQIKYIQSLHQKKYRQQYGAFLVEGAKSVQEVLQSDFQLEVLLITEMFYKENTRLIDSQPKPVEIVSVAELERIGTLESNNAALAVVKTKENRSLLAEPDEMALILDDIRDPGNLGTILRIADWYGVKKIICSETTADVYNPKVISASKGSFTRVSWWYGNIVQFLKQLNQNPNGSPVIYGAFLEGVNVHRLSFQHSGYLVMGNESNGIRPEVEQFITQRITIPAYGGAESLNVGIATAILLDNWRRSA; translated from the coding sequence ATGCTCTCAAAAAATCAAATCAAATATATTCAATCCCTGCACCAGAAAAAGTACCGGCAACAGTACGGAGCGTTTCTGGTGGAAGGAGCTAAAAGTGTTCAGGAAGTTCTACAATCCGATTTTCAGCTTGAAGTACTCCTGATCACGGAAATGTTTTACAAAGAAAACACCAGACTGATAGATAGCCAACCAAAACCAGTCGAAATCGTTTCTGTGGCCGAGCTCGAAAGAATTGGTACGCTGGAAAGCAACAATGCCGCCCTGGCTGTGGTCAAAACGAAAGAAAACCGCTCTCTATTGGCTGAGCCAGACGAAATGGCTCTTATTCTGGATGATATTCGTGATCCTGGTAATCTGGGAACAATTCTGCGAATTGCCGACTGGTATGGCGTAAAAAAGATTATATGCTCCGAAACAACGGCTGATGTCTATAATCCGAAAGTAATTTCGGCCAGTAAAGGGTCGTTTACGCGGGTAAGCTGGTGGTATGGCAATATTGTCCAGTTTCTGAAACAGCTAAACCAGAATCCTAATGGCTCTCCAGTGATTTATGGGGCTTTTCTGGAGGGCGTAAATGTACACCGGCTTTCTTTTCAGCACTCGGGGTATCTGGTTATGGGCAACGAATCGAACGGGATTCGGCCCGAGGTAGAACAATTCATAACCCAACGAATCACCATTCCGGCCTATGGTGGTGCCGAATCGCTAAACGTTGGTATTGCCACGGCAATCCTGCTCGATAACTGGCGTAGAAGTGCGTAG